In Sceloporus undulatus isolate JIND9_A2432 ecotype Alabama unplaced genomic scaffold, SceUnd_v1.1 scaffold_307, whole genome shotgun sequence, the following are encoded in one genomic region:
- the LOC121917710 gene encoding mitochondrial inner membrane protein OXA1L-like gives MAAPAAAARRAWSQTGVSRLGPFIGSLHREIHKTSLPAAWLRVKAPFSPHPHPLNGCHTLLLRPSIRCQSTAAVAGAQVVQPVVSPPIETSLAAGDLGQAVQELSLAELGLGSHTPVGLIQNFLESLHVDVGLPWWGAIVAGEENRMQLFPGREGIVDNLAGPLTPWCLWPWYCGREPVW, from the exons ATGGCGGCTCCTGCAGCAGCTGCCCGGCGAGCATGGAGCCAGACGGGGGTCTCAAGGCTGGGGCCCTTTATTGGGAGCCTCCACAGAGAG ATCCACAAAACATCTCTCCCGGCTGCCTGGCTAAGAGTTAAAGCTCCCTTTTCCCCTCATCCGCATCCTCTGAATGGCTGCCACACTCTCCTGCTGAGGCCATCAATCCGGTGTCAAAGCACAGCGGCTGTTGCTGGTGCCCAG gtcgTTCAGCCTGTTGTATCCCCACCTATAGAAACCTCTCTGGCCGCTGGAGATCTTGGCCAAGCTGTTCAGGAGCTAAGCTTAGCTGAGCTGGGCTTGGGCTCCCACACCCCGGTAGGCCTGATCCAGAACTTTTTGGAGAGCCTCCATGTGGACGTGGGGCTCCCTTGGTGGGGAGCCATTGTAGCAGGTGAGGAGAATCGGATGCAGCTTTTCCCTGGCAGAGAGGGCATTGTGGATAATCTGGCAGGGCCATTAACTCCATGGTGTTTATGGCCTTGGTACTGTggcagagaaccagtgtggc